A genomic segment from Candidatus Bathyarchaeota archaeon encodes:
- a CDS encoding peroxiredoxin, whose product MPLIGDSFPKMEVRTTRGLIKLPDSYNGRWFVLFSHPADFTPVCTTEFVAFQKRYDEFQKLQCDLIGLSIDQVYSHLKWEEWIKEKIGVEIKFPIIADNAGEISRILGMRHKQAGGTQTVRAVFIVDPKGVIRAILYYPMELGRNMDEIVRMVKALQIADKGYAIPANWPKNEIIGDQVIVPPANTVETIDKRKEQEKTGEIKCLDWWLCYKKIEY is encoded by the coding sequence ATGCCTTTAATAGGCGATAGTTTCCCAAAGATGGAGGTTAGGACAACAAGGGGATTAATTAAACTTCCCGATAGTTACAACGGGAGATGGTTTGTCCTATTCAGCCACCCCGCGGATTTCACACCAGTATGCACAACAGAGTTCGTGGCCTTTCAGAAACGATATGACGAGTTTCAAAAATTACAATGTGACCTAATAGGGCTAAGTATAGATCAGGTTTATTCACACCTTAAGTGGGAAGAATGGATAAAAGAAAAAATTGGGGTTGAGATCAAGTTTCCTATAATTGCTGATAATGCTGGTGAAATATCTAGAATATTAGGTATGAGACATAAACAAGCAGGAGGAACGCAAACTGTAAGGGCTGTGTTTATCGTTGACCCTAAAGGAGTTATTAGAGCAATACTTTACTATCCCATGGAGTTAGGTCGAAATATGGATGAAATAGTTAGGATGGTAAAAGCTCTACAGATAGCTGATAAAGGATATGCAATACCAGCTAATTGGCCAAAAAATGAGATCATAGGAGACCAGGTAATTGTTCCTCCGGCAAACACTGTTGAAACGATTGACAAGAGAAAGGAACAAGAGAAAACTGGAGAAATAAAATGTTTAGACTGGTGGCTATGCTACAAGAAAATAGAATATTAA
- a CDS encoding MFS transporter, which yields MAEGRLYLLLIMSFSFFMGNTIIGPIITLYFTLLGASRFEVGLLMAISSVAVVMGRIPFGILSERLERWLIIAFSLFIQLISLLLYFYAPDVGWLYPVRLLHAVSLMSFNPIAISIASDLSPPEKRGAIMGTYLTSVALAMMVGPLVNGILIGWLGYRGMFLCASLFPLIGLILYLAASRALKTGSNPTGTEGSQEGDKRNLRESLSSLLMVVKSRVINSISIARVTFSAADGIFNTLFSIYAANELEVPLSLLGFMFTLRGLMNTLARIPAGRISDRVGRKAPLVASYISSIAAYAVLSEARGINLLLLAMAIEGVAWGTRAVTEWALLGDVIRGGSSGVAVSYLSTMFEVGEGLGAIIAGSLSAVMPTGQVFRVAVALLALGTIPITLMRVKKSP from the coding sequence ATGGCGGAGGGAAGGTTATATCTACTTTTAATCATGTCCTTCAGCTTCTTTATGGGAAACACCATTATTGGCCCCATAATAACACTGTATTTCACTCTTCTCGGAGCTTCAAGGTTTGAGGTAGGGCTTCTTATGGCCATCTCTTCAGTAGCTGTTGTAATGGGTAGGATACCCTTTGGAATATTATCTGAGAGACTGGAGAGATGGTTAATAATAGCCTTCTCACTATTCATCCAACTAATCTCCCTTCTTCTCTATTTCTATGCTCCAGATGTTGGCTGGCTATATCCGGTAAGGCTTCTCCATGCCGTGTCTCTCATGAGCTTCAATCCCATAGCCATCTCCATAGCCTCAGACCTCTCCCCACCGGAAAAGAGGGGAGCAATCATGGGCACTTATCTCACCTCAGTTGCCCTGGCGATGATGGTTGGGCCCCTTGTGAACGGCATCCTGATAGGGTGGTTGGGTTACCGCGGGATGTTTTTATGCGCCTCATTATTCCCCTTAATTGGCCTCATACTCTATCTCGCTGCCTCCAGAGCGTTGAAGACCGGGTCTAATCCAACTGGAACAGAGGGTTCTCAGGAAGGGGATAAGAGAAACCTTAGGGAGAGCTTATCCTCCCTCTTAATGGTCGTTAAGTCTAGAGTAATAAATTCCATCTCTATCGCCAGGGTCACCTTCTCAGCCGCCGATGGGATATTTAACACCCTCTTCTCAATATATGCTGCGAATGAGCTCGAGGTTCCCCTTTCACTGTTAGGGTTCATGTTCACGCTCAGGGGGCTGATGAACACCCTTGCCAGGATCCCAGCGGGAAGAATCTCAGATAGAGTTGGTAGGAAGGCCCCTCTCGTGGCATCATACATCTCCTCAATAGCGGCTTATGCAGTCCTTTCAGAGGCCAGAGGCATCAACCTGCTTCTCTTAGCTATGGCTATTGAAGGCGTTGCGTGGGGAACGAGGGCGGTTACGGAGTGGGCCCTCCTCGGAGATGTTATAAGAGGAGGGTCATCTGGGGTGGCAGTTTCATATCTTTCCACGATGTTCGAGGTGGGAGAGGGGCTTGGAGCTATAATAGCGGGGAGTTTATCCGCGGTAATGCCTACAGGCCAAGTCTTCAGGGTTGCAGTCGCCCTCCTGGCCTTAGGAACCATACCCATAACCCTCATGAGGGTGAAGAAAAGCCCATAG